Proteins found in one Oryza glaberrima chromosome 4, OglaRS2, whole genome shotgun sequence genomic segment:
- the LOC127772122 gene encoding transcription factor IBH1 — MDAKRTPPPPPNPNPSVIGSGAAADGGGFGRGEAAAATKHMLAFHFLRALSRIHRATPVTRRTRTIRRAAYSSMARAASPRRAWSRALLGQARARRSRTLMRRAAVLVRRRVIAAPAPSPASAAAAAARGVRIIAAGETSAAARAVPPPPRQQGEPPRADALRRLVPGGAGMEYSSLLEETADYLRSLRAQVQLMQGLVDLFSYQ, encoded by the coding sequence ATGGACGCGaagaggacgccgccgccgccgccgaaccctaaccctagcgtaattggcagcggcgccgccgcggacggcggcggatttgggaggggggaagcggcggcggcgacgaagcaCATGCTGGCCTTCCACTTCCTGCGCGCGCTGTCGCGGATCCACCGGGCGACACCCGTGACGCGGCGCACGCGGACCATCCGCCGGGCGGCCTACTCCTCCatggcgcgggcggcgagccCGCGCCGCGCGTGGAGCCGGGCGCTGCTCGGCCAGGCCCGCGCGCGGAGGTCCAGGACGCTGATGAGGCGCGCCGCCGTGCTGGTGCGGAGGCGCGTCATCGCCGCTCCTGCGCCttctcccgcctccgccgccgccgccgccgccagaggcGTCAGGATTATTGCTGCCGGagagacgtcggcggcggctcgggctgttccgccgcctccgcggcagCAGGGCGAGCCGCCGAGGGCCGACGCGCTCCGGCGCCTggtccccggcggcgccggcatggAGTACTCCAGCCTCCTGGAGGAGACCGCCGACTACCTCCGCTCGCTTCGCGCGCAGGTGCAGCTGATGCAAGGCCTCGTCGACCTCTTCTCCTACCaatga